The sequence below is a genomic window from Verrucomicrobiia bacterium.
ACGTTTTTGTCCCGCTCGGAAAGCGACTTGATGTAGTTGTACAGCAAAAACCCGCCGATGATGGCGGCGTGGAAGCCGGCGGCAATCAAAAGGGCGCGGAATAAATAGCGCTGGTAGTTCCGCTTGAGTTCAAATGCCCCGTAATTCAAGGCAAACCCGTTCATCTTTTATTCGCCCCCTCCCAGGGCCTTTTCGATCTCCCGGTCGTCCGCCTCCGACCAGGCATCCAGGGCGAATCGGGAACTGTAGGTGGGAATGGTTTCCTTGAGGAGCTGCTCCACCACCTGGATTTCATCGATCAAGTAAACCATTTTGTAATACGGCGACTCCTTGTGGATGCGGATGAGGGTCACCAGCTTATCCGGGTTCGCCCGGTTCTTCTCAACCAGGAAGTTCCGCAGCTGCCGCTCGTCGATCGGCTTGGGCTTTTTGTTCCCGATGTTTTCGTAAAATTTCCCGTCCTTGAATATGCGGATGGTCAATAAATTGGACTCGGCGATCTTGATTTCCTGCTTTTCGTCCTTGGGCAGATTCACTTCCATCGCCTGCGGGGTGGTGAAGATGGTGGTGACCATGTAAAAAATCAAAAGCAAAAAGGCGATGTCCACCATCGGGGTCATATCGATGCGGATCCCCAGCCGCCGCTTGGGGCGCCTTAACCCCGTTCCTTTTCGTTGCGGTCTTCCTTCCCCTACATCTACACCGGCCATATCCTAACCTCTGTTATGTAATACGCTCCAAACGTCCGTTTATTTCAGCGTTCCTCGGCCTTGAATTCCGTAACCAGCTGAAACACGTTCAAGTTGTTTTCCTTCATATTGTTCATGATCTGCTCGATCAACCCGTACTTGGCCTCCCGGTCCCCCTTGATGACCGGAATCGGGTTCTGGCCCCGTTCCCAGAAAACCCCCCGGGCGATGTTCAGATTGACGATTAAATCGTCCGGCCCGGTCTCCATCACCCGCCGGGTGGGGATTTTCTTCCCCCCCTCCTCCACCTCCTCGATGAACTCGATGAAGATGGAATCATCCTTGGTGACCGTGATGTTGACGATGTTTTTGTCCGGCAGGGGGAGCTTGGCGTGGGAGGCCGGCAAGGTCACGCTTTTTTTCTCGGGCGGCTTGAAGATGGTGGTGGCCATGTAGAAAATCAGCAAAAGAAAGGCAATGTCCACCATCGGGGTCATGTCGATGCGGATCCCCACCCGCCGCTTCATCTTTTTCAGCATCTTACTTGCCGGCTTCCTTTTCCTTCAAAAGCTGCAGGACCTCGTAGGAGGCCTCGTCGATGGTGTAGTTGAAGCTGTCCACCTTGTTGACGAAAAAGTTGTAGGCCACGATGCCGACAATGGCGTCAAAAAGCCCGCCCGCCGTGTTCACCAAGGCTTCCGAAATCCCCTGCGCCAACTGGGTGGCGTTCACCACGCCGC
It includes:
- a CDS encoding biopolymer transporter ExbD → MLKKMKRRVGIRIDMTPMVDIAFLLLIFYMATTIFKPPEKKSVTLPASHAKLPLPDKNIVNITVTKDDSIFIEFIEEVEEGGKKIPTRRVMETGPDDLIVNLNIARGVFWERGQNPIPVIKGDREAKYGLIEQIMNNMKENNLNVFQLVTEFKAEER
- a CDS encoding biopolymer transporter ExbD encodes the protein MAGVDVGEGRPQRKGTGLRRPKRRLGIRIDMTPMVDIAFLLLIFYMVTTIFTTPQAMEVNLPKDEKQEIKIAESNLLTIRIFKDGKFYENIGNKKPKPIDERQLRNFLVEKNRANPDKLVTLIRIHKESPYYKMVYLIDEIQVVEQLLKETIPTYSSRFALDAWSEADDREIEKALGGGE